The DNA window TGACCGCCTGACCGATGCTGTCGGCGCGGAAGAAGATCCAGCTCACCAGGATGAGATGGAAGGTGAGCACGATGCGGAACAGTCGCAAGGTCGTGCTCTCGCTCACGCGGGGGAGGACCGCCGAGACCCGCTTCCAGAAGCCCCGCGTGGCGAGGCCCGCCCACTGATAGGCCCCGTTGAGCGCGCCCCAGACGAGAAACGTCCAGCCTACGCCGTAGCCGAGCCCTGCGTGCCAAAGGCCGCTCACCATGAAGACGGCCATGGTGTTGGCATAGCGGCGGAGCATACCCTTCTGGCTGCCGCCCAGTGGGATGTACAGATAGTCGCGGAACCAGTGACCAAGCGAAATGTGCCAGCGTGAGGACCAGAACTCCGCCGTCGAGACGGCGAGGTACGGCCGGCGAAAGTTTTCCATGAGCCTGATGCCGAGGAGCAGCGAGATTCCGATGGCGATATCCGAATAGCCGGAGAAATCGCAGTAGATCTGGAAGGCGAAGAAATAGACGGCGATCACCAGTTCCATCGGTGATGCATAGGCGGCGATGCGGAATGCATCGTCGACCACCGGGGCCAGATTGTCGGCGATGACCACCTTCTTGAAAAGACCCCAGACAATCAGCTGCAGTCCGCTGACGGCGAGAATGGGATCAAAGCGCAACGATCCGGGTATCTGGGAAAGGAAGGGCTGGGCGCGCTCGATCGGCCCGGCCAGGATCTTCGGAAACCAGGAGACGTATAGGGCGAACCGGCCGGCATTCCGCTCGGGATCGCAAGCCCCGCGATACACGTCGACCAGATAGGCTGCCGCCATGAAGGCATAGAAGGAGAATCCGACCGGCGCAGTCAGGCCTAGGCGCGGCAGGTCGATGGCGCCGGCAAGGAGGCGTTCCACTTCGCTGGCCAGAAAATCGAAGAATTTCAGAGCGGCAAGCGCACCGAGAATGGTTGTGAGGCCAGTTGCGAGCGCAAGTTTTCGCCAGCCGGAGGTCTGCACGCCGGCGATCCACAGGCCCGCCGCCCATGCCGCAACGGTGACGCCGAGCAGGAAGGCGATATTTGCAAGGCCGAAGCTGGCGTAGAAGACCACGCTGGCGGTGAGCAACCACAGCCAGCGCCAACCGAGCGGCAGCAGGAGAAATCCGGCCAGCGTCGCGCAGAGAAAGAGGATGAAGGAAAGCGAGGTGAACAACATCTCCGTCGCCCCGCCTTGACCGCCTCAGTAGGTCGCGCCGCCGGCGCGCAGCTCCTCGGGCACTTCTTCGATCGGGATGCCGCCGTTGAGCACCAGATAATCCGCCAGCGCTTCCCGTTCCGCCTGGGTCGTGCCGATCTCGACATGGCTCGGCTTGTTCATGGTGCCGAGCCAGGCCTCGCGCGTGCGGTCCTGTGTGACGACGACGGTAATGATGTGGCAGGACTGGCAGAACTCCAGCGTGAGGTCGCGGCCGTCGCGCGGCAGGGCCAGCCCGTCCGTCTCGATGGTCTGGCCACCCTTTTCCGCAGCAGGCATGGTTGAAGCCAGGTAGGCGGCAAGTGTCTCCATCTGGGTTTCATCGAGCCCCGTCGAGGACAACCCGCGCAGGTAGCCCAGCCATTCGTCTTTGCCGCGGCTTGCCGAGAGGACCTCTCCCGGATCGACAATGCCCTCCGCCACCAGTCCGCCCAGCAGGGTCCTGCCGCCGTCGGGAACGAAGGCGAAAAGATCGTCCTCTTGCGCATTGAGAAGAGGCGGAAGGCTTGCGGTCAGAAGCAGGGCGAGGGCTGCAATTTTTGTCGGGAACTTCATTGTCATCTCCTGATGGTGGCGGAGCGGCACATCTCAAAAACGGAGATCCTCCGGCACCTTTTCGTAGGGGATCGGCATGTTGATCGCCGAGTAGCGGGCGAAGGTCTCGCGCTCCTTCTCCGTCATCGGCAGCTCCTTGTGGAATGGCGCCTTGAAGACACTGCGCCAGCCTTCCGTGTCGCGGTCATGCGCGAGATATCCGGTGAAGAAGGAATGGCAGAACTGGCAGTTCTCGATCGCCAGCTCCTTGCCGTCCAGGGGCAGTGCGGCCGCAAGCTCCTCGAATCCGGCAGCTGCCGGAGTATCGATCTGGGCCGGCATGTTGATCGCCAGATAGGAGGCGAGCGTCTCGACCGCATCTGACGACAGGTCCGGATCAGCGGCCGCCACGGTGGCCTTCCATTCATCCTCCGTGCCGGTTCCGCGGGCGATCTCCTCGAGGTCGATCGCAGAAGAACGGGCGAGCCGTAGCAGTGTCTGTCGCCCACCATCCGGCATGAAGCCGAAATCCGGCTGCGCCAGCAGCGATCCCGCGAGCACCGACAGGACGCCACCGAGCAGGATCACCGCCGCCTTGCGCCCGGACATTACTCCTGCTCCGCCAGTTCCGTGGCCATATCCGCCGGGACACGGTGCGAGAAGGAGAAGACCGGCACGTCGATCCGGGCGGTGGCCTTCTCGGCCGGGAAGCCGTCGCCCTGCAGGAGGTCGAGTGCTGTGACGGTCGCGTCGTCATAGAAGCGCTCGCCGCATCGGCCGCACACAACGGCCGGGATGTTCTCGACCACGACCAGCCGTTCGCCCTGCCACAGTGCCGATTTCACGAGCTCTTCACGCAATGCGGTGCTGCCGCATTGAGGGCATCCTTGGCCACTCCATTTGGTGGTAGCGGGATGAGCGGTGGGTGCGTCCATGGGGTGCTCCTGGCGTTTGAAAAATCCGGGCACGAACCGATTTTCGCGTTCGTGCCCGGAGTTGGCCGGTGGGAGGAGGTCAGCCGACCAGCTTCTTCGCCGCGCCGACGATGTGGTCGGCGTTGGGCCGCATCCAGAGAAACATCTCCGGCGAGGCCGGCGGCGGCGCGTCCGGGAAAGCCACGCGCTTGTAGCGGGCGCCGTCGACGTTTTCGGCCACGCGGGCGATCACCTCCGCGCCGGGACAGAGCGTGTAGTAGGACTGATCGACGGTCAGCAGCCGCTTCGTCTTTGCCACCGACTTCACCAACGTTTCCGTATCCATCGGCTTGAGGCTTCTGAGGTCGATCGCCTCGACGTTCATACCGGCCGCCTTCAGCGTTTCCGCCGCCTTCAGGACCTCCGGCATACTCGCGCCGGAGCCCACGATGGTGAGATCGCTGCCTTCCATGCGGACGATCGCCTTGTCGAGCGGCACTTCATATTGCTCGTCGGGCACCTCTTCGATGAGTTCGCGCAGGCCTGCAGGGTAGAGATAGACGACCGGGTTGGGGTCTCTCAGGGCGGAGACCATCATGCCCTTGGCGTCATAGGGCGTGGACGGTATCACCGTCTTCACGCCTGGGATGTGCGCGTAATAGGTGTCGATCTCGTAATCGGAGTGCTGCCCGGCGAAGCCCGGTGTCTGGCCGGTCATCTCCATGATGAAGACCACGGGCATGGACGCCTTTCCGCCGGTCATGTGACGCAGCTTGCCGGCGTGGTTCTGGACCACCTGAAAGGGCATGCACGCGCCCTGGTAGGGCACGTAGGTGGCTGCCCGCGAGCCCGCCAAGCCCGCGCCAAGC is part of the Chelativorans sp. AA-79 genome and encodes:
- a CDS encoding transketolase C-terminal domain-containing protein yields the protein MARKSWMYSVLEAVQHEMQEDPNMVWIFELTPPVASNPGRPVINLEKQFGRNRVVNTGIDENWMASATLGAGLAGSRAATYVPYQGACMPFQVVQNHAGKLRHMTGGKASMPVVFIMEMTGQTPGFAGQHSDYEIDTYYAHIPGVKTVIPSTPYDAKGMMVSALRDPNPVVYLYPAGLRELIEEVPDEQYEVPLDKAIVRMEGSDLTIVGSGASMPEVLKAAETLKAAGMNVEAIDLRSLKPMDTETLVKSVAKTKRLLTVDQSYYTLCPGAEVIARVAENVDGARYKRVAFPDAPPPASPEMFLWMRPNADHIVGAAKKLVG
- a CDS encoding type II toxin-antitoxin system MqsA family antitoxin, with translation MDAPTAHPATTKWSGQGCPQCGSTALREELVKSALWQGERLVVVENIPAVVCGRCGERFYDDATVTALDLLQGDGFPAEKATARIDVPVFSFSHRVPADMATELAEQE
- a CDS encoding MBOAT family O-acyltransferase gives rise to the protein MLFTSLSFILFLCATLAGFLLLPLGWRWLWLLTASVVFYASFGLANIAFLLGVTVAAWAAGLWIAGVQTSGWRKLALATGLTTILGALAALKFFDFLASEVERLLAGAIDLPRLGLTAPVGFSFYAFMAAAYLVDVYRGACDPERNAGRFALYVSWFPKILAGPIERAQPFLSQIPGSLRFDPILAVSGLQLIVWGLFKKVVIADNLAPVVDDAFRIAAYASPMELVIAVYFFAFQIYCDFSGYSDIAIGISLLLGIRLMENFRRPYLAVSTAEFWSSRWHISLGHWFRDYLYIPLGGSQKGMLRRYANTMAVFMVSGLWHAGLGYGVGWTFLVWGALNGAYQWAGLATRGFWKRVSAVLPRVSESTTLRLFRIVLTFHLILVSWIFFRADSIGQAVTVMSKIWSALPSLPSLATRYPFTADHALGAVLIAVLVVIEVLDERRPMARRLAAAPVALRWGAYYACIFSLVLLGRWQAGEFIYMQF